The sequence CTGAAGGTCACATTCTCAAGATAGTCCGTGCTGGGAGACCATATGACATCGGTCCCTCCTTTTATCCTCAGACTGACATTCCCGCTGGCATGTGCGGCTGCAGGCATGATGCATTGTACGAGCAGGGGTATGCTTCCTGCCGTTCCTATGTCTATCTCGGCGTTCAACCCCTTTATTTCCACTGGAGAGAACCGTATCTCGGTGGATCCCGGGAAGAGCCCCTCCACCTGTGCATCACACATGAGAGCCGCTGTCTCTATCGAGGTGAGATGCTGGGTCTTGAGTCCTGGCTGGGGCCTTGCCTTGCGAATATTCTTAATGGTCACTTCTTCTTTGATCACTGCCGAGAGAGAGACCGCAGTCCGAAGTATCTGTCCTCCTCCCTCCCCGTATGAACCGTCAATGGTTATCATTTCCGGACCTTCGTCATCTTTCTGAGCGCACCTTTTGCTGCGTAGGTGAGCGGATCGACAAGTGTTCCCACAGGCGGCGTATAACAGGTTTCCAGGTCAAGGAGCTCTTCCACTGTGGCTCTTTTGCTGATGGCAAGAGAAAGCGCATCGATTCTCTCTTTGACGCCCTTGCCACCGATGATCTGTGCACCCACAAGGACCCTGTCGCTGAAAAGGAGCTTGATGTAAAGCTGGGTTGAGCCGGGGTAGTATCCTGCACTGGTGGTGCCGGTTGCAAGGCCGCTCACGATCTCTATTCCATTGAGGCTGGCAACCTTGCTTGTAATTCCCACAGTGCCTACTTCAAGCTCCCCGATGACGGCGACCCATGGACTGATCACAGGGCCGAAACTCTTCTCCTGCGAGATGAGATTATCCCGTATCACTCCTGCCATCCTTCTTGCCGTACTGGCAAGCTGGCTCAATATGGGCCGGCCTGTTATGCGATCCTGCAGTTCCACGCATTCTCCTCCGCAATAGATGTCAGGGTCGAAACTTCCGTCAGCCAGCTTTGCCTGCAGGTTCTCGTTGACCATGATCCCTCCCGTGGGACCAAGTTGTATACCTGCATCTGCTGCGAGTCGTGTTTCAGGATCCACTCCTGTGGATATTATGACAATATCGGCAGGGAAATCCTTTCCCTCTATGGTCACGGAACTGACACTGCCATCTCCCTTGATGGCCTCAGGGGTATAGCCTGTAAGTATTCCTGTTCCCATGGACTCAAGGTGCTCCCGGACTATATCTGCCATATCCGGGTCGATATTATGCGATAGCAGTGAATCGCTGCGATTGACCAGCAGCGTCTTTAATCCTCTTCTGGAGCATGCGGCCGCAAGCTCGGCACCTATGGGTCCTCCGCCTATTATCGCCACACTCGATGCTGTCTGCAGGGATCTTTCAAGCCTGATGCCATCACTAAGGGTACGTACGGTGAAGACGTTCTCCAGTGAAGCCCCCTGCCGGAGTTCCTCCGGCACCGAGGGTATGCTGCCTGTTGCGATCACAAGCTTGTCGAACCCGTACTCTTTTCCATCAGCAATCACCGTGCGCTTGCCCAGGTCTATGGACTGGACGGTAGTACCGGTCCGCAGGTCTATTCCTGCCTCCCCGAAGAACTCCTTGTCCCGCAGAAGAAGGGAGTTGAAGTCTCTGATATCCCCTGCTATCACGAAAGGTATGCCGCACTGGCTGTAGGATGCATGGGAATCCGAAGAGAACACAAGGACGTCGTAGTTGCTGTGGCGCCTTACGCTTGTTGCCACTGCCAGTCCCACTGCTCCTCCGCCTACAATGATAAGCTTTTTACTGTAGCCTGGATCTCTCTTATTCATATTATCACAAAGGCAGTTAATTTATATGATAGTTCCTTGCGACAGAGCTTTCTTCGGTATGAAAGGAACTGTAATGAAGGAATAACTCCAGTTAACTTGCGTTCTCATTCAAAGCCTGTTAATCCGTGTAACCCATAAGTTTATAAGAGTTTGAAATCTATTACTTTATGTAACCATCAGGCGATGGTTATAATCATGCTTGAAATTCGATCAAGATCACAGAAATGCTCCTATGAGCGGGCATTTCCACTAATGCAAATATAGTTTAATCATAATCCTTATTCATTACATGTAAAACCTATCTCACAGACAAAGGAGTAACGGAAAACAAAGGTACAAGGTAGAAAAAAATAGAACTGGGAATCAGATGAGGGATTTGGAAAACTGCTAATCATGCCTGCCGGAATATGTTTGAGTGGTCAGAGCAAGGGGCAAACGCCCGCGGGAAATTGCTTGCTGCATATTGGTATGCTTATTAGCGGATGTAGTTTTACGATAATACATAACGCTGCATTTTATAAGTCCTAATTTATACTTAAATAAGGATGATCCTTCCTGGTATCATGGCTGCCTGTACTGCATACATGTGATGTTGGGGTAGTTTACTATTTTTGCATTGGGATGAAGGCTTGAGAGGCTTTCAACTATATGACATCATCACAAACTTTAGGAGAATCCAAATGCAAAATGCAGATACTACAAAATATATAATCCATTCTAAGATCAGCGCTGAAGGAATAATCGAACGCCCCGATATAGTGGGTGCTATCTTCGGCCAGACGGAAGGGCTGCTTGGTTCTGACCTTGACCTGCGTGACCTGCAGAAGACAGGCAGGATAGGAAGGATCGAGGTTGTGGTAAGCGCCAAGAACGGTAAGACCAAGGGAACTATCCTTATCCCTTCAAGCCTTGACAAGGTCGAGACATCCATCCTGGCAGCTTCACTTGAGACCATCGACCGGGTGGGTCCCTGCAGCGCAAAGATAGAGATAACCCAGATGGAGGACGTCAGGGCAACCAAGAGGCAGCAGATCATCGAGAGGGCAAAGTTCATCCTTACAGGCATGTTCGACGAGAACCTGCCTGAATCCCAGGAGATCGCAGACCAGGTGCGCCAGTCTGTCAGGGTCGAGGAAATGCAGTACTTCGGTAAGAACAAGATTCCGTGCGGTCCTGCAGTATTCGATTCCGATGCTATCATCGTTGTTGAGGGACGCGCAGATGTGCTGAACCTTCTCCGTTACGGTATCAAGAACACCATCTGTGTGGGAGGCACTAACGTTCCTCCGGAGGTTGCCGAGCTGACCAAGAAGAAGGACACGGTGACTGTATTCACGGACGGCGACCGCGGAGGCGAGCTCATTGTCAAGGAACTTGTCCAGGTAGCCAACGTTGATTACATTGCCCGTGCCCCTGACGGAAAGAGCGTCGAGGATCTTGTGCAGAAGGAAGTTGTAAGGGCCCTGCGCCAGAAGGTGCCTGTGGAACAGGTGCTCGACAAATACAGCATCAGGGATTCCGAGTCAGAGAATGGCTCCCGGGTGACACGTGTGCCCAAGAACAAGGAAAGAAGGGCAAGGATCCCCGCTCCCGAAATAGCCCGGGTGGCTCCCGAGGTAAAGAGACTTATCCCTTCGAAGGCCCAGGCAGGCGAAAAGGAAGTTCCTGCCGAGACGGATGAAGACAAGGCAAGGCAGCCCCGTGAGAGGACTTCCGGCGAGAGGCCGCAGCAGAGCAGGGAAAGGGTTCAGTCCCGCGAGAGAACTTCCGGTGAGAGGCCGCAGAGCAGGGAGCGATCCCAGTCCCGTGACAGGTCCCAGGGAGAAAGGTCCCAGTCCCGCGATAAGCCACAGGCAAAGGCGGAGGCTGAACCTGAGGTAAGCAGGCCTGAGATCGCAAGCAAGCCTTCTCCTTTAAGCAGCAAGTTCAAGCCCCATGCAAATGACCTTATCGGCACATTCAGTGCCCGCTTCCTTGATGCAAAGGACAAGGTAGTCAATGAGACCGCTGTCAGGGATCTTGTGACCACTCTCAAGGACTATCAGGATGAGGTAAAAACAGTTGTCTTTGATGGTGTTGTCACGCAGAGGATACTGGACATCGCAGCTGACAAGGGGATCGAGAACCTTGTGGGCGCGAAGGTCGGAAGCGTCACCAAAAGGCCTGCATCCGTAAAGATATTCACCGCAGACGCCCTGTGATCTTAATTAATGGTGCTGCTCCGTGGCACCAATATCTTTATTTATTTTTAATGTTATTATTTCTACAGTAATCATTACAGGCTTATTTTTCATCATTAATCGTTTACTTCTTTCAGATGTGTTTATATCTCTCATGCTAGGAATTTTGCTTCCGGGAAAACGTCTTTATTTCCCATATTGTAAATATAGTCAGTTAATACTTTATACTGTGCTGGATGCACAGGACTGTGTTCCTAAAGGTTGGTACTATAGGTTGGTTGGTATGCACAAGGATGAGTTGATACAATTGCACACTTTGATGGCTCAGATCAAAAGGCACTTTGAGTACATGGGTATGGATTACGAGTTCCGCCACTATAATTCGCTGGCGATAAGCCCGCTGCACGTCCACAGGAGCAAGGCTGAACACAAGCAAGCGATATTTGTTCTCGGCAACGATCTGGCCTCCGTTATCTCAAAGGATGAACTGTCAGGTGTGGCACGCACTTCCACGAGGATGCAGGAATTTGCCCAGAGGGTTGGCAGCAGGGGCATCAAAAGTACATAGATATCAAATGATATCTTCCAGCCGATAAGCAGGCATTATGGCAGAGCCTTGTATCTTGCTCAGGAGCTCATCCACTGCAGTACTCACGACCGGATAGAGCCGCATTTTCATGATGATGCCATCCTCGCCGTCTGAATAGTAGCCACTGTGGATCCAGCAGGGGACGAATCCCGTTTTCTGATAGAGCCTCTGCGCTTCACGATTACTTAGTCTTACTTCCAGGCTTGCAATGGAAAGCAGCTTTTTCCTGAAGACACTGATGACGGCCTCAAGCAGGTGAGTGCCGATACCATAGCCTCTGTACCGCTCCTTTACAGCAAGCGAGAATATCCTCCCCTCCTCACCGGATACCTGATAGCCGACAACAAAGCCGGTTATACGCCCCTTCTCCTCAGCCACAAGGAAGGAATCGCTGTTCATCTCATAGAAGTTCATATAGATGAATGGATTATGCTCTGCAAAGGCTTCGGCCTCTATCTCAAGTACGTCCCCGAAGTCGCCAGGCTCAAAAGGTCTGATGATCATTTACCTGTGTGATCTCCCCTCATATTTCTGTCTTTAAAGCTTTTTAACATGGCGCAGGTCTATGGCAACCCCTCTTCCTGACAGCTGCATCTCCCTGCCGCTCATCACAGCTCTGCCCACGCACAGGGCTTTCTCTCCGCGTACGAACACCTCATCCCCGGGCCTTATGGAAGGATCTGCACTGACAACTCCGGGAGCCAGCAGGGAGCCCCTTGGCACAAAGTCATCTATGCTCACAACATATTTCCCCGAGGGTGCCAGAAGCTCAGCCCCCTCGATGGTGACAGCAAGCGTGCCGTACTGGGGAATAAGGGTTGTGAGCTGCTTCTTTCCAGCGAATACCTGGTATTTGGGATACGGCCCCTTAATGACAGAGCCTTCCGGTACCAATATGTCGCCCGCTCCTCTGCCGAACTGGTAATCAGCGATACAGCACATGACATCCTTCTTCCTTTCCTCGACGTTGCGGGCCTTTCCTGTGCTATGCTTCTCAACTTCCTCCTTCAGCTTCCTGAGGGCCTCATGGGATGTTACGTTACCGGAGCCGGTGAATATCATCCCGATACCAAGCCTTTGTGAGACAGTTTCGCATATCTCCCTGTAGGCATCCTCGACATGGGCGATGATAGTTGCATATCTGTTCTTCACCAGATATCTTTCAAGGCATCCTGCTACCCATTCCCTTTCCTGCGCATCCCAGTGACCTGTGACGGCTGTGTCATAGTGTGCTGCCGGGTATGTAAGTTCCAGCTCCCGGGGAACGATGCCTATGGGTGATGTGATTATGACCTCATGCACATACCTGCGGTTGCTGCCGATGGCGTTGATGAACTTCCAGTGGGAATTTGAAACTGAATAGGGCTTTTTCGCCGAGCAGGGCAGCAGCACGAGCACATCAGCTTCCGGAGGCGTGTATCTTTCAAGAACCCTTTCTGCAAAGCGCACGATCTCCACCCTTGACTGGGATTCGGTGCTGTTTGCCAGCATCTCATTGGACCTGGCAATGGGATTCTTCTCTTCGATATAGTTGTATTCGCTGTCAGCAAGTCTCAGGAGTGCGGTGAGCCAGGGGCGCGTCCTGCACTGTCCCTCCACATATTCCCTTAATGTGCCTGCACGTATCCTTTCCCTTACAAGGGCAAGCTCACTTTCAAGTGCATTGAGGTTATGCCTTTCGAGGATCTTTGCCCTCTCCCTCCTATCAGATCCCCTGAGCTCTTCCACACTGGTGCTTGCGCAGGCCTCGCACCTGCAGGGCAGTTCGGCAAGGGAATCAAGGTAGAACCTGCCTGAGGATGTCAGGTAAATATCACTATGAGCCGCAATTATGGCTTTGGTGTTGTCAAGGACATCTATGCCAAGGTAGACAAGCAGCGCAATGTTCTCGGGCAGGGAGATGGCCGGCGCATAGACTGCAGTGTCAGGCGGGACATGTTCTTTAATACCAAGCAGGGTATTGAAAAAGCGCCTTGCATTGTTCTCAAGGCATCCTGCCCCTTCCATCACATAAAGGTCGCTGGGCCTGATCCTTTTCAGATGCCTGTAAACGGATCCGGTGGGGCCGGATATATCCGTATCGGGGTCGAGCTTGTCAGAACCTGCTATCTCCTCCGGGACCTCGGGCGGGAACGACAGGTGGGGAAGGATCACAAGCGAGTCCTCTCCTGCGATGCTGCGTATCCTGGCAAGCTCTTCTCTGGCGGCTTCTGCGGAGCCGAGTCTCCAGAGGGAGCCTGCATCTATGACAGGGCTTTCCGTGGAGCCAAGAAGCCGGCTGTCGAGTATGAAAGGTGTCTGGATGGTCCTGCTGAGCAGCAGTTTACCTATCCTTGCAGCGCCGTCACGCTGCTGTACCTCAAAGTATCGTGTCATTGCTGCCTAATGGGTGTGGATAGATGTAAAGTTTTGCATTCACCAATAGATTTAAATCCTTCAAACTTAGTAAAAAGTGATTTCATGCAAAAGACCGATCTACTGGACAAACTGCAGGAGATTGTAGGGAATGAGAGAGTTTCCGCATCTGCTGCCGAACTTTACTGTTACTCATTCGATGCCTCCCAGGTAAGGGGGATGCCTGAATTCGTCATCAGGCCAGTCAGCACTGCACAGGTGGCAGATGTTGTGAGACTTGCCTGGGAAAAAGGGATACCTGTTACGGCAAGAGGCGCCGGCACCGGTCTTGCGGGCGGCTCCGTGCCTGTGGAAGGCGGCATTGTCCTTGATATGTCTTCCATGAACAGGATAATTGAAATGGATTTTGATAATCTCCAGGTGGTCGTGGAGCCGGGAATTGTCCAGGAAAAGCTCAACCTTGCCCTTGAGCCCTACGGCTTCTTCTTCCCGCCTGACCCCGGAAGCTCTGCAATGTGCACCCTGGGCGGCCTTATAGCAAATAACGGTAGCGGTATGCGCTCGGTCAAATACGGGACCACAAGGAACTACGTGCTCGGGCTTGAAGTGGTGCTCGCTGACGGCACTGTGATCAACACCGGCTCAAAGACCATCAAGTCGGTGGCCGGCTACTCCCTGACCGATCTCTTTGTCGGTTCCGAGGGAACGCTGGGGATCGTGACAAAAGCGATACTGAAAGTACGTGCCCTTCCCAGGGAGCGTTCTGTGCTGCTTGCCTCTTTCGAGAACCCCGAGCTTGCAGGCAAGGCGGTAGTAAAGGTGCTGTCCTCCGGGATCGTCCCTTCTGCATGTGAGATACTTGACAGTAATATTATAGATGCCATCAACACCTACGATCCCAAGGTAGGCCTCCCCAGGGCAGGGGCTATCCTGATGTTCGAGGTGGACGGGACAGAGAGCGCCGTGCGCGAAGGCATTGCCATGATAGAGGATGCCTGCAGTTCCCTGG comes from Methanolobus chelungpuianus and encodes:
- a CDS encoding FAD-dependent oxidoreductase, with the protein product MNKRDPGYSKKLIIVGGGAVGLAVATSVRRHSNYDVLVFSSDSHASYSQCGIPFVIAGDIRDFNSLLLRDKEFFGEAGIDLRTGTTVQSIDLGKRTVIADGKEYGFDKLVIATGSIPSVPEELRQGASLENVFTVRTLSDGIRLERSLQTASSVAIIGGGPIGAELAAACSRRGLKTLLVNRSDSLLSHNIDPDMADIVREHLESMGTGILTGYTPEAIKGDGSVSSVTIEGKDFPADIVIISTGVDPETRLAADAGIQLGPTGGIMVNENLQAKLADGSFDPDIYCGGECVELQDRITGRPILSQLASTARRMAGVIRDNLISQEKSFGPVISPWVAVIGELEVGTVGITSKVASLNGIEIVSGLATGTTSAGYYPGSTQLYIKLLFSDRVLVGAQIIGGKGVKERIDALSLAISKRATVEELLDLETCYTPPVGTLVDPLTYAAKGALRKMTKVRK
- the dnaG gene encoding DNA primase DnaG; this translates as MQNADTTKYIIHSKISAEGIIERPDIVGAIFGQTEGLLGSDLDLRDLQKTGRIGRIEVVVSAKNGKTKGTILIPSSLDKVETSILAASLETIDRVGPCSAKIEITQMEDVRATKRQQIIERAKFILTGMFDENLPESQEIADQVRQSVRVEEMQYFGKNKIPCGPAVFDSDAIIVVEGRADVLNLLRYGIKNTICVGGTNVPPEVAELTKKKDTVTVFTDGDRGGELIVKELVQVANVDYIARAPDGKSVEDLVQKEVVRALRQKVPVEQVLDKYSIRDSESENGSRVTRVPKNKERRARIPAPEIARVAPEVKRLIPSKAQAGEKEVPAETDEDKARQPRERTSGERPQQSRERVQSRERTSGERPQSRERSQSRDRSQGERSQSRDKPQAKAEAEPEVSRPEIASKPSPLSSKFKPHANDLIGTFSARFLDAKDKVVNETAVRDLVTTLKDYQDEVKTVVFDGVVTQRILDIAADKGIENLVGAKVGSVTKRPASVKIFTADAL
- a CDS encoding UPF0058 family protein, with amino-acid sequence MHKDELIQLHTLMAQIKRHFEYMGMDYEFRHYNSLAISPLHVHRSKAEHKQAIFVLGNDLASVISKDELSGVARTSTRMQEFAQRVGSRGIKST
- the rimI gene encoding ribosomal protein S18-alanine N-acetyltransferase; the protein is MIIRPFEPGDFGDVLEIEAEAFAEHNPFIYMNFYEMNSDSFLVAEEKGRITGFVVGYQVSGEEGRIFSLAVKERYRGYGIGTHLLEAVISVFRKKLLSIASLEVRLSNREAQRLYQKTGFVPCWIHSGYYSDGEDGIIMKMRLYPVVSTAVDELLSKIQGSAIMPAYRLEDII
- the arcS gene encoding archaeosine synthase subunit alpha, whose protein sequence is MTRYFEVQQRDGAARIGKLLLSRTIQTPFILDSRLLGSTESPVIDAGSLWRLGSAEAAREELARIRSIAGEDSLVILPHLSFPPEVPEEIAGSDKLDPDTDISGPTGSVYRHLKRIRPSDLYVMEGAGCLENNARRFFNTLLGIKEHVPPDTAVYAPAISLPENIALLVYLGIDVLDNTKAIIAAHSDIYLTSSGRFYLDSLAELPCRCEACASTSVEELRGSDRRERAKILERHNLNALESELALVRERIRAGTLREYVEGQCRTRPWLTALLRLADSEYNYIEEKNPIARSNEMLANSTESQSRVEIVRFAERVLERYTPPEADVLVLLPCSAKKPYSVSNSHWKFINAIGSNRRYVHEVIITSPIGIVPRELELTYPAAHYDTAVTGHWDAQEREWVAGCLERYLVKNRYATIIAHVEDAYREICETVSQRLGIGMIFTGSGNVTSHEALRKLKEEVEKHSTGKARNVEERKKDVMCCIADYQFGRGAGDILVPEGSVIKGPYPKYQVFAGKKQLTTLIPQYGTLAVTIEGAELLAPSGKYVVSIDDFVPRGSLLAPGVVSADPSIRPGDEVFVRGEKALCVGRAVMSGREMQLSGRGVAIDLRHVKKL
- a CDS encoding FAD-binding oxidoreductase, producing MQKTDLLDKLQEIVGNERVSASAAELYCYSFDASQVRGMPEFVIRPVSTAQVADVVRLAWEKGIPVTARGAGTGLAGGSVPVEGGIVLDMSSMNRIIEMDFDNLQVVVEPGIVQEKLNLALEPYGFFFPPDPGSSAMCTLGGLIANNGSGMRSVKYGTTRNYVLGLEVVLADGTVINTGSKTIKSVAGYSLTDLFVGSEGTLGIVTKAILKVRALPRERSVLLASFENPELAGKAVVKVLSSGIVPSACEILDSNIIDAINTYDPKVGLPRAGAILMFEVDGTESAVREGIAMIEDACSSLATGIRAATNKKEREEIWAARRLVGAAVSRLDPMRTRVYVGEDIGVPIKEIPRMLHKVSEISEEFDIPIMTYGHIGDGNLHTGMCIDVLDDKDWEKLNKAADKIHRTAISIGGTVTAEHGVGGARAEYLELELGKALDVMILIKKALDPKGILNPGKMGV